The following DNA comes from Arthrobacter sp. SLBN-83.
CAAACCGTGACCCGCGCCATGAACGGCATGACAGGCATCAGCCAGGAGACCAGGGAGCGGGTCCAGAAGCTGGCGGCAGAGCTGGGCTACACCCCCAGCCGCTTTGCAAAGGGACTGGTGCAGGGCGCGCGGATTTCCGTGGGCCTCGCAATCCCCGATCTGACCAACCCCTACTTCCCGGCCTTTGCCTCCAGTGTGGTGGAGGAAGCGACTTCCCGCGGGTGGAATGTAGTGGTGGACGACTACGGCCATGGCAGTGGGAACGCCGTGGATGCTGCGGCCCGGCTGGCACCCCAGGTCGATGCGCTGATTGGGTATCTTGCGCCCCATTCCGATGAAGCCCAGGACATCATGGGGCGCCGTCCCGTCGTCGCCCTGGATTCGCCAGGCACGGGCACCGCCGGCGGGATTGATTTTGATTTCCACTATGCGGCGCGGCTCGCACTCGCTCACCTGGCATCCCGGGGGTGCCGCAACATCGCTTTCCTGGACTCCGGACAGGGGGGAGGCCCGCCCAGCAGCCGCAGCGCCGCGGCAGCAGCCGTGGCGGCTGACGCCGGCATTCAACTCACCCGCTTGGAGGCCGAACCGACGGCGGGCGCAGCGAGGCTGGCCGTGGCTGGCCTGGCGGCGGCGGGGGCTGGCCGGCCCGACGGCATCCTCGCTTTCAATGACCTCATGGCAGCCGGAGTGTTGAAGGGCCTGCAGGAAGCAGGCGTGTCTGTTCCCGGAGACTGTGCGGTGATCGGCATGGATGGGATACCTCTGGGCGAACTGTTGACGCCCGAGCTGACCACCCTCTCGCTGGACCTCCGCGCGGTGGGCCGGGCCGCCGTCGGACTCCTGGACGGTTTGCTGTCCGGCTCACTCCCTGAGCGCAGCCCTGGGGCCTACCTGACCCTTCAGCACCAGCTGGTTCTCCGGCAATCTGCCTGACCCCTACTCAAATGACGCACAAAACGATAAGCTCTTGCTGCAGCTGCGTGAACGTTCACGCCACGACTCATTCACCGTCCCCAGCAAGGAACCCACATGTCTGTGCACACTCCCGCCGCAACTGCCGGCGTCCACTCCGGCCGCGCAGCAGCAGATACTTCCCGAAGCCTCGAACTAGGCCGCGTGGACGTCGCCGAACTCGCCTCACTGGAACCCGGCCGGGGAAGCCTTCCGGCACGGGCTTATCTGGCATCTGACGCGGCGCGGCTCTCCCTGAACGGTGAGTGGCACTTCCGGCTGAGCCCGGGAATCCGGACGGCTCCCAAGGATGGGTGGCAGCAGGGCAGAGACCGGGCTGGCTTCACAACCCTTCCCGTGCCATCGAGCTGGAACATGCACGGCCACGGGGCGCCCGCCTACACCAACGTCCAGTTCCCCTTCCCGGTGGAACCGCCCCACGTGCCGGACGCCAACCCGATCGGTGACCACGTGGTGACCTTTGTCGCCGGCCCGGAGTTCTTCCCGCACGCGCTGCTGCGTTTCGACGGCATCGATAATGCCGGAACGGTATGGCTGAACGGCGTGGAACTGGGCACCACCCGGGGAAGCCGGCTCGCCCACGAGTTCGACGTCTCGGGGGTCCTGGTCGAAGGCGCCAACACGCTGGCCGTACGGGTGGCCCAGTTCTCCGCCGCAAGCTATGTGGAGGACCAGGACATGTGGTGGCTCCCGGGGATCTTCCGGGACGTGACACTCCAGGCCCGGCCCGCGGAAGGCATCGATGATGTGTTTGCCCACGCCGGCTATGACCCGGGCACGGGCGAAGGCACGCTTCGCGTTGAGGTGATCCGCGCCGGACAGCCGGTTGACGCCGTCGTCCGCGTTCCTGAACTTGGCCTCGAACTGCCGTCCGGCTCGGAGCAGCGCATTCCCGGCGTGGAACCGTGGTCCGCGGAAACCCCCCGCCTCTACCACGCAACGGTCAGCACGCCCGGTGAGACGGTTTCACTGCAACTGGGCTTCCGCAGCATCACCATTGAAGACGCCCAGTTCAAGGTGAACGGGCGCCGCATCCTGCTGCGTGGCGTGAACCGCCATGAGCACCATCCCCGGCTTGGCCGTGCGGTGCCCCGCGACGTGATGGAGTCCGAGCTGCGGCTGATGAAGCAGCACAACATCAACGCGATCCGGACCTCGCACTACCCGCCGCACCCCGATTTCCTGGCGCTGGCGGACCAACTGGGGTTTTATGTAGTCCTTGAATGCGACCTCGAAACGCACGGCTTTGTGAGCGCAGGCTGGGCGCAAAACCCCAGTGATGACCCGCAGTGGGAGCCGGCGTTGCTGGACCGCATGCAGCGGACCGTGGAGCGCGACAAGAACCATCCGTCGGTGATCATGTGGTCCCTGGGCAACGAGGCAGGCACGGGCCGGAACCTAGCGGCGATGTCCCGCTGGACCAAGGACCGGGACCCCTCACGGCCCATCCACTACGAAGGCGACTGGTCCTCGCCCGACGTCGACGTCTACTCACGGATGTACGCCAGCCAGGCTGAGACGGCGCTCATCGGGCAGGGCATTGAGCCCGCCCTCGAGGACTCCGGACTCGACGCGCGCCGCCGGGCCATGCCGTTCGTGCTGTGCGAATACGTTCACGCCATGGGCAACGGGCCAGGCGGCATGAGCGAGTACCAGGAGCTGTTCGAAAAGTACCCCCGCCTGATGGGCGGCTTCGTCTGGGAGTGGCTGGAGCATGGCATTACGGTGCCTTCGCCAGGGGGCGGCGAGCATTTCGCCTATGGCGGTGACTTCGGCGAGGAGGTCCACGACGGAAACTTCGTCACGGACGGGTTGGTGGACGCCAACCGCAACCCCCGCCCCGGGCTTTTGGACTTCAAAAAGGTGATTGAACCGCTGCACCTCGACGTCTCGCCGTCGTGGGCAAAAATCACGTTGCGGAACGGCCAGGACTTCGCGGACACGTCTGCGTTCCGCTTCCAGTACAGGGTGGAGGCCGACGGCGTGACGCAGCTTGAGGGAACGGTGGCAGTTGCGCCGGTGGCCCCGCAGTCCCAGGCGGAAGTGGAGTTGCCGGCGGAGGTTGGAGAACTTGCGGCGGGGCTGTCGCAGGATGCGAACGCGGTACTTACCGTCAGTGCCGTGCTGGCCGCCGATACCGCCTGGGCCGGCGAAGGCCACGAGGTTGCCTGGGGGCAGGCGGCGCGCTTCGCTCCCCTGGGTGAGGGAGTGCCGGCGCGTGACTCCGTGGACGTGGGAGATGGGGAACTGCGGCTCGGCACAGCTGTATTCGATCGCGCCACGGGCATGCCCACCTCAATCGGCGGGCTCCCGGTTGAGAAACTTGCCCTGGTCCTGTGGTGGCCCCCCACCGACAACGACCTTGGGCGGGAATGGGGCGGCGCGGACCCGCGCCCCCTTGCCACCCAGTGGAAGGACGCGGGACTTGACCGGCTGCACGCCCGCCTGCTGGGGATCAGTGCGGAGTCAACGGACGACGGCGGTGAGCACCTCCGCGTAAGCACCCGGGTGGCTGCGGCGGACAAGCAGTTTGGGGTCCTGGTGGACTACGTGTGGAGCAGCAGTGACGGCGCGCTGGCGCTCCGGACACAAGTCAAACCTGTAGGGGACTGGGTCAATGCGGGCTTTGACGTGGAGTGGGCCCGCATCGGCCTGGAGCTCGTCCTGGGGACGGAGACTGGCTCTGTGGGGTGGTTCGGCCAGGGGCCGCACCAGAGCTATCCGGACACCGGCCAAGGTGCGCGCACCGGATGGTTCCAATCGACC
Coding sequences within:
- a CDS encoding LacI family DNA-binding transcriptional regulator, with the protein product MTPRTSGPAGKRATILDVAAAAGVSRQTVTRAMNGMTGISQETRERVQKLAAELGYTPSRFAKGLVQGARISVGLAIPDLTNPYFPAFASSVVEEATSRGWNVVVDDYGHGSGNAVDAAARLAPQVDALIGYLAPHSDEAQDIMGRRPVVALDSPGTGTAGGIDFDFHYAARLALAHLASRGCRNIAFLDSGQGGGPPSSRSAAAAAVAADAGIQLTRLEAEPTAGAARLAVAGLAAAGAGRPDGILAFNDLMAAGVLKGLQEAGVSVPGDCAVIGMDGIPLGELLTPELTTLSLDLRAVGRAAVGLLDGLLSGSLPERSPGAYLTLQHQLVLRQSA
- a CDS encoding glycoside hydrolase family 2 TIM barrel-domain containing protein, which gives rise to MSVHTPAATAGVHSGRAAADTSRSLELGRVDVAELASLEPGRGSLPARAYLASDAARLSLNGEWHFRLSPGIRTAPKDGWQQGRDRAGFTTLPVPSSWNMHGHGAPAYTNVQFPFPVEPPHVPDANPIGDHVVTFVAGPEFFPHALLRFDGIDNAGTVWLNGVELGTTRGSRLAHEFDVSGVLVEGANTLAVRVAQFSAASYVEDQDMWWLPGIFRDVTLQARPAEGIDDVFAHAGYDPGTGEGTLRVEVIRAGQPVDAVVRVPELGLELPSGSEQRIPGVEPWSAETPRLYHATVSTPGETVSLQLGFRSITIEDAQFKVNGRRILLRGVNRHEHHPRLGRAVPRDVMESELRLMKQHNINAIRTSHYPPHPDFLALADQLGFYVVLECDLETHGFVSAGWAQNPSDDPQWEPALLDRMQRTVERDKNHPSVIMWSLGNEAGTGRNLAAMSRWTKDRDPSRPIHYEGDWSSPDVDVYSRMYASQAETALIGQGIEPALEDSGLDARRRAMPFVLCEYVHAMGNGPGGMSEYQELFEKYPRLMGGFVWEWLEHGITVPSPGGGEHFAYGGDFGEEVHDGNFVTDGLVDANRNPRPGLLDFKKVIEPLHLDVSPSWAKITLRNGQDFADTSAFRFQYRVEADGVTQLEGTVAVAPVAPQSQAEVELPAEVGELAAGLSQDANAVLTVSAVLAADTAWAGEGHEVAWGQAARFAPLGEGVPARDSVDVGDGELRLGTAVFDRATGMPTSIGGLPVEKLALVLWWPPTDNDLGREWGGADPRPLATQWKDAGLDRLHARLLGISAESTDDGGEHLRVSTRVAAADKQFGVLVDYVWSSSDGALALRTQVKPVGDWVNAGFDVEWARIGLELVLGTETGSVGWFGQGPHQSYPDTGQGARTGWFQSTPAGLDVDYVRPQESGARSGVRSAVLQAGGRELQISGKPFALTVRPYGLDVLAAAKHRPDLATDGRTYIYLDTALRGVGTAACGPGVLEPYRLKPREADFEVVLRVE